The sequence below is a genomic window from Methanoculleus sp. 7T.
GTCTGGGTGGAAGGACTTCTGCTCGAAGAGCGAGCCGATCGCAAACTTCGTCAACATGCGCCCGCAGATCGTCATCGATATGGGGCAGGTGATGTTCGGGCGGACGACCACGATGACCGCCGACGGGCCGATGGAGTTCAACCTCCACCGCCTCCACCACGACAAGTGGAGCAACCACGACGTGGAACTCGAGACCGGTTCCGGGATTATCCCGGTCGTTTACCGGCGTAAGAACCTGGTCAACTCGGTTATGTGGGCGATCGGCCTCGAACTCGCGCTCCTCACGAAGAGTCCCTGGCAGTGCCTGCTCACGACCGACAACCCGAACGGCGCGCCGTTCGTCCGCTACCCTGAGATCATCGCCCTCCTGATGAGCAAGAAGTACCGTGACGCCGAGTTCGCCACGGTCCACCCCGATACCTCGGCACGGGCGCCTCTCCCGGCGATCGAGCGGGAGTTGGACTGGTACGAGATCGCAGTGATGACCCGGGCCGGCCAGGCGAAGGCGCTCGGGATCCAAGACCTCGGAAAAGGCTATCTCGGGCCGGGCGCGGAGGCGGATGTCGCCGTCTACCCGATCCATATCGACGAGGTCGACCCGTCGACCGACTATCGGAAGGTGATCGAGGCGTTCGGCCGGACCGAGTACACGATCAAGCGGGGAAGGGTCGTCTCCCGGAGGGGCGAGTGCTTGGTCGACGGGAGCAACGCCACGTTCTGGGTCAAGCCGAAGATCTCCGATAACTACGACATGGGGAAAGACCCTGACTTCATCGAGAAGTTCGACCGCTACTACACGGTCCGGATGAGGAACTACCCGGTGCAGGAGGAGTACGTGAACCGGAGCCGGTGCATCGAGACGGAGGCGGAGATATGAGAGTCACGCTCGCGATGAAACCCGCCGCCAAGTCGTCCATCCCCATCGAGGCGGAGGCAATCGTCCCGAAGAACTTCCTCTCCGGAACCGACCTCTCGGTCTGGCGGGGGAACCGAGAACTCAAACTCGACGAGGTCTTCGTGGTCTCCGTGGAGGGCGATGCCGAGCGGCCGGAGGAGGTCGAGGTCGTCCTCTCGGGGGACAACATCTTCCGGCTCAAGAGGGTCGGGGAATACATGGACGGCGGCAAGATCACCATCCTCGGCGACATCGGTATGCACTGCGGCAACTTCATGAGCGGCGGGAGCATCGAGATCCACGGCAACGCCGATGGGTGGCTCGGTCGGGAGATGGCGGGTGGAACCATCGTCTGCAAGGGCGATGCCGCCGACTACTGCGCGTCGGGATATCGCGGCGGCAGGAAGGGCATGACCGGCGGCACCGTGGAGGTCTTCGGCCGCGCCGGCGACTTCCTTGCAGAGAGCATCGCCGGCGGCACCGTAACCGTGCACGGCGATGCCGGGGATATGGCTGGGGCGGAGATGCACGGCGGCACGCTCATCGTCCACGGGGACTGCGGCCGTCCGGGTGCGAACATGAAGGGCGGTTCCTGCTACGTCTACGGAACCGCGCATGGGATGCTCCCCTCATTTCGGAAGATCGGGCCGATCCGGCACGAGGGGCGCACTCTTATCCACTTCGCGGGGGATGTTGCGAACCGCGGAAAAGGAAATCTTTTTGTGAAGGACTACGAATATCTGGATTGATGGTCAGACACGAGTGTGGGTTTGAGGCCCCGATTCACTGTAAGAGGTGCGGGAGACCGCTATCGAACAACGAACGTGGGGGCCTTTACTGCCCGCACTGCGGAAGAAGAGTCAGCATTCTCTGCCCCGGCTGCGGCCGTCTCTGGTGATCAGACCCGGTTTTTCACCCATTGGGCGTATTGGGCCCGCAATTTCCGGATGTCCTGCTCCGTCAGGTCTTCCTTTCCGGTCTGGTGCAGGTACGACTCCAATTGTTCCACGACCTGTTCCGCATCCAGAAAGTCGTCGGTATCCAGGTAGACCGGCGCCTTCCCGACGTTGATCGCCTCGCCGCACATCGGACAGAGTCTCCAGCGCTGGTACCTGTCCACGTAGGTGAAGGTTTTGCAGCCCGGGCAGCGGATGACAAGGTACATGATCAAGGCAATGTCTGACCGGCCGGATATATAATTATCTTTCCGTAGTCTCTTCGTCTGCGATGCCCCCGTCGGGATGGGATTTGTGCGCCGCCGGGTGGCGAGCATGGGAGGGGCAAAGTCCGATGAGGCGGACCGCGAGGGCCTGCACACCTGGCGGTGCTCGAGCTCCGCCTGCCCCTCCGGGGCACGCATCGCAAGTCCAAGACCTGGCGGTCTTCTCCTGCTCCGTTCCTCAAAGACCTTCGGTCTTCTCAAACTCCTGTCCTATGGACAGTCGTTCTCCGGAACGTCGCATATCCCCACACACTGCCCCCGCCTCCCGGGGGGCGGGGAATCGACGCTCCGATAGGAGCGGAGTTTGAGCACCAAAGGTGCGATTCGTCGAGCGTAGCGAGCGTGAGAAGACCGAAGGTCTTCGATTGACGACCTCCCCAGAAGGGGAAGGAGTCCGAACACCGTAGGTGTGAGTCGTCGACCGGCCGAAGGGCGGGAGCGTGAGAAACCCGAAGGGTTTCGAGTGAGGAGCGCGAAGTGCGGGCGGAGTGGGGGCCAAGGACTTACGGGTACCCACCTGCGGGGAGGGGGCAAGCCCCCTCCCCGGTCCCCACCCCCAGGGGTGATAAACGCCCGGTGGCACAGCGGGCGTTCGAGCACCGGAGGTGCGCAGTCCGCCACGGTCCAGTGTATTAGAATTGGTGGAAGAAAAACCGGGTCCGGGCTACCCCTGCATTCCACTTGCCCCTCCGGGAACTCCTCTCCGGAGCCACTCCTAAACACCGATTTCTCCAGATATCCTCACGCACTGCCCCCGTCTCCCGGGGCCGGGCGGAGTGGGGGTTTGAGGGTATTGCCTCCCCGCGAAAGGGCTGTTAGCCGCCGGGAAACCGTGCCGTGGAGTTGTTCCTCAAGAGCCTTCGCCCCTCTCAACCCCCTCGCGGCGGGAGCCCCTTGACGGCCGGCCCGTGGATCACCTTCCCGTAGGCGTCGTAGCGGGAGCCGTGGCAGGGGCAGTCCCAGGTCTCTTCGGCGCTGTTCCACGCGACGACGCACCCCTTATGGGTGCAGGTTGGGTTGACCGCGTGGACCCGGCCCTCCCGGTCCCGGAAAACCCCCGTCTTCCTGCCCTCGATCATCAGGATCCTCCCCTCTCCGGGGAGGACATCCCGCAGGTCACCTGACGGCCGGGATATGGCCCCGCCGATGTACTTCTCGGCCACCTCGATGTTGTGCGCGAGAAACGTCTGGATCGATGCCATCGGCTTGAACCGGTCGGGAGCGTAGACCCCGCTCCATGGGTTCTCGCGCCCCCGAATCATGTCGGCAAGGATCATCGCGGCCGCGGTGCCGTTGGTCATCCCCCACTTCCGAAAGCCTGTCGCGATGTAGACGTTCTCGTGGCCGTCGGCCAAGCGGCCGATGTAGGGAACGCCGTCGATGGTGATGTAGTCCTGCGCCGACCAATGGTAGTCGATGGACCGAACCGGGTAGACCGACCGGGCGTAATCGGCGAGGCTGCGATAGTGCTCTCTTGTATCCACATTCTCGCCGGTACGGTGCTCCATCCCGCCGACGAGCACCAGTTCGCCGCCTTCGGCGGGTTGCGACCGCCACGAGTGGGCAGGGCTTTCTGCGTTGATGAACATCCCCTCGGGAAACGGCTCGCCGATCCTGATGCCGAGGACATAGGAGCGCGAGGGGTACATCCGGGCGTAGTAGAACCCCGGGCCGTCGTAGAAAGGGTAGTGGGTGGCAAGGACCACAGCCTTGGCCGTGACGGTCCCTCGCTCCGTCCGGACCATGGAGCGATCCCGCTCATCGTGTACCTCAAGCGCCCGGGTCTTCTCAAAGACCCTGCTTCCGTCGCCGGGTATCAGGGAGGCCAGCCGCAGGAGGTACTTCAGCGGATGAAACTGCGCCTGGTCGGCGAACCGCACCGCACCGTAGGTCCTGCCCGGCAGCGGGACGTCGTCCGTGAACGTCGCCGGGAGCCCGAGGCTCCGTGCCGCATCCGCCTCCGCCGCGACAAGGTCGCGGGACTCCGCCGATTCTGCGTAGGTGTAGGCGGGTTTCCGTTCGAAGTCGCAGGGGATGTTGTACTCCCGTACGAACGACGCAATCATCTCGATCGCCGCCTGGTTCGCGTCGGCATACTGCTTCGCCTGCCCGCCCCCGAACCGGTCGATGAGATTCGCGTAGATGAGCCGGTGGAGCGAGGTGACCTTCGCCGTCGTGTGGCCGGTCACCCCCTTGCAGATCCTGTCCCCTTCGATCACGGTAACCGCGTAACCGGCCTGTTTGAGCAGGACGGCGGCGGTGATGCCGGTGATGCCGCCGCCCACGACCGCGACGTCGGTCTCCACGTTCCCCGGCAAGGGGGGATACGACGTCTCGGGGGTTGTCTCCATCCAGAACGATTCGTGCCTGCCCGGCAGTTCATATCCAGTACCCGGCCCGTGCTCCATACGTTAAGCCTCCGTTTGCCCCCACCGCTCCAACGTTCCCGAGGAAGGGAACGGCGGCGGTCGGTCCCCATTATGCCGAGGCCATATATAGGTATGGAACGTGGGGGAGGCCCGTGGGACTGGCCCCCTATCCGCGACGTGATGCCCCACGGCCCGGTGAATATGGCAGTACACAACCCCGCCTCTTCTTTCAGGCGCAACCTGAGGCCTTCTTGGACTACCGCCGCACCACCTCCTTCTCCTTGAGGTCCTTCACCGTCGGGCTCTCGATCACCCTCCCGTAGGCATCGTAGCGCGAGCCGTGGCAGGGGCAGTCCCAGGACTTCTCCGCGTTGTTCCAGGCGACGGTGCAGGCCATGTGCATGCAGGTCGGGTCCAGCGTTCGGACGGCGCCGTGCTCGTCCCGGTAGACCGCGACCTTCTGTTCGTTAATCTCGACGACCCTCCCCTCCCCGTGCGGTATCGCCGCAACCTCCCGGTCGAACCGGGCGGCCTCGACCTCGAACGGCCTCCCGGCTGATTGGAGTTTGTTGCGCACCCAATCCGGGTACTCGGGCTGCTCTTTGAACCGTGCGGGGTCGAAGACCTCCGCCCAGGGGCTCGCACGGTCCCGGATCAGGTCCGCAAGGATCATCCCCGCCGCCGTGCCGGCAGCCATTCCCCACTTCCCAAAGCCCGTTGCGACAAAGACGCGGTCGTGCCCCTCCGCCAAGCGGCCGATGTAGGGAACGCGGTCGGCCGTGATGTAATCCTGCGCCGACCAATGGTAGTCGATGGACCGGACCGGGTAGACCGACCGGGCGTAGTCAGCAAGGCGGCGGTAGTGCTCCCTCGTGTCGGCCGCTTTCCCGGTGTCGTGCGCCGCGCCGGTGACGATGACGAGTTCGCCTCCGCCTGCGGGCTGCGACCGCCACGAGTGGACCGCTCCGGCGGCGTTGATGAAGATGCCGTTCGGGAACGGCTCATCGATCCTGAGGCCGAGCGCGTAGGAGCGCGAGGCCCGCATTCGGGAAAAATACGACCCGGGGCGGTCGTAGATGGGATAGTGCGTGGCAAGGACCGCGTAGTCGGAGTAGAGCGAACCCCAATCGGTCGTAACCCTCACGCCGTCGGTCTGCTCTTCGACGCCCACGGCGCGGGTCCTCTCGAAGATGTAACTCCCCTCTCCCGGGAGGTGCCCTGCGAGCAGCAGCAGGTAGTTGCGCGGGTGGAACTGCGCTTGGTTCTCCAGGACGACGGCCCCGTGCGCCCTTCCCGGCAGCGGGACGTCGTCCGTGAACGTCGCCGGGAGCCCGAGGCTCTTCGCCGCGTCCGCCTCCGCCGCGACAAGGTCGCGGGACTCCGCCGACTCCGCGTAGGTGTAGGCGGGTTTCCGTTCGAAGTCGCAGGGGATGTTGTACTCCCGCACGATCGATGCAATCATCTCGATCGCCGCCTGGTTCGCGTCGGCATACTGTTTCGCCTTCGCGCTCCCGAACCGGTCGATAAGGTCCGCGTAGATGAGCCGGTGGAGCGAGGTGACCTTTGCCGTCGTATAGCCGGTGGCCCCTTTGACTATCCGATAGGCATCGAGGAGAGCGACGGTCAGTCCGGCCCGTTTCAGCAAGAATGCCGTGGTGATGCCTGCTATTCCCCCGCCGATCACAGTGACGTCCACCCTCCCGTCTCCGTCGAGGGGCGGAAACCCCGTCTCCGGCGAGGTATCTACCCAGTACGACTCCGCCTTCCCCGGCAGACCGCCGTTGCGCTCCGGTGACTCTCCCATACTTCTTCCCCCATCTGCGGCCCGGAAGACCCCTGCACGCTCTTGCCATCGGCGGCCCAGTTGCGGGTTTGCGAGGCATCCCTGTGCAGAAATCCGGGTTCTTTGGGTGATGGGTACCGAGGCACCTATATAACGATTGCGCAGGAACGGTAGCGAGACCTCGACCATCCCAGTGCAGGTCGGCGAGGAGACCTGCCGTTATGCATAAGAGGGATCGGGAGAATGCATCCCGCCGGACCCGATGATCTTGCTGTAGAGCAAAACGTTCGGGAGGTGTTGGAAGTGGTTGGCATGAGTACGATTCACGGTATCAGAGCATATGAGCGCTACGTGGGAAAAGAGACGGTGCGTCGCATAGAGGCTAAGGCGAGGCCGCTTCAGGATATGCATATCCTGCATATGAACTCCACCTACTACGGCGGAGGTGTCTCTCAACTTCTTGCATCTCTGACGCTCCTGATGAACAGCCTCGGCATCCAGACCGGATGGCGTGTTGTGCACGGGCCGCCCGACTTCTTCAGCGTGACAAAGAAGTTTCACAACGCCCTCCAAGGGGCGAAGATCAACCTGACCGGCAGGAAGAAAGAGATCTACGAGCAGGTCGTCCACGAGAACGCCGTGAGAAACCACCTAAACCATGATATGGTCTTCATCCACGACCCGCAACCGCTTCCGATGATCACTCATTATCGGAAGAAGAGTCCCTGGATATGGCGCTGCCACATCGATCTCTCCGCACCGAACCGGGAGGTCTGGAACTACCTTGCCCCGTTCATCGAGCAGTACGATGCCGTCGTCCTCTCGTGCAAGGAGTACCGTCAGGACCTTGCGACGCCGCAGGTCTTCTTCACCCCGGCCATCGACCCCTTCTCCATCGTGAACCGGGAACTCTCCGAGAGCGCCGTCGACGAGCGCCTGGCGCACTACGGCATCCCGACCGACCTTCCTCTGGTCGTGCAGGTCTCCCGGTTCGACCGCTGGAAGGATCCCGAAGGGGTCATCAGGGCGTTCCAGAAGGCAAGAAAGGAGGAAGAATGCACGCTGGTCCTCGTCGGGAACGTGGCGACCGACGACCCCGAGGGCGCCGAGGTCTATCGCTCGCTCCTCTCCCATCGGAGCGAGCGGATCATCATCCTTAGCGTCCAAGACGGGGCGCTGGTGAACGCGCTTCAGCGCCGCGCCGCGGTCGTCCTGCAGAAGTCTATCCGCGAAGGGTTCGGGATGACCGTATCTGAGGCGATGTGGAAGGGCGCGGCGGTTATCGGCGGGAACGTCGGCGGCATCCGCTACCAGATCCGGGACGGGGAAAACGGGTTTCTGGTCTCCTCCGTCGATGAGGCGGCGGAGAGGATCGTCCAGTTGCTCCGTGACCCAGACCTCGCGGAGCGGCTCGGGCGCGCTGCGCATGAGACGGTGCGGGAGTGCTTCCTCTTCACCCGCACCATCGAGCAGTACCTCGACCTGATCGGCTCGTTTGAGCCAGAATTCAGGCTGCGAGGGGTGGAGGAGACCTCCTGTCCGTGATCCTATGCAGGGATGACCCGAGACACTCTCCTGCATGGTGAGTTCGGGAAAGCCCTGGTTTGGCATCCTCTCATCGTTGGTGGAGAGCGGCGGATCGCCCGAGTACGGGGCAAGGAGAGGCCGGCCCGGTCACGCGCCGCGCATCGGTGCGGGACCGCTATCGGCGGAATTCGCCGGTATCCTCCCGCGGAAAACCCGAGCATTTTTCTGCAATCGTAGCCGATCACTGATCCGTGAGTTCCATGGAGATCCAGGTAATCGGTGTTCAGGGCCTCCCCCTGATCCGGAAAGGTGACGACCTGCCTGCCCTGATCTGCGATCGGGTCACGTTCGAAGATGGAGACATCCTCACCGTCGCCTCGTCCGTCTACTCAAAGGCAAAAGGCTTCACCCGCGACCTCGCTGCTATTACCCCCAGTGCGGACGCCGTGCGGATTGCGGCAAAAACGAAGGAAGACCCCCGGTTCGTGCAGGCGGTGCTGGACTCGTCCGCCGATATCCTGCTTGAATACCCGTTCATCCTCTCCGAACTGCCTTCCGGGCACATCGGGGTGCGGGCGGGCGTCGATCACAGCAACGTCGAAGACGGCCGGATCATCATTCTCCCGCCCGACCCCATGGGGGCCGCTGCAGAGGTGCGGAGCGCGATCAGCCGTATCACCGGAAAGGATGTCAGGGTTATCATCACCGACACCTGCGGACGGTCGTTTCGGCGCGGGCAGACCGGCATCGCCATCGGGTGGGCGGGAATGACGGCGATCAACGACTACCGGGGCGACACCGACCTCTTCGGCCACGTCCTTGAGATCACCGAAGAAGCGGCGGTCGACGAGATTGCGGCCTTCGCAAACTTCGTCATGGGGGAGAGCCACCAGGGCGTCCCTGCGGTGGTCTTCCGGAACTGCAGGACTTGGAACGGGCACGACGCGGTCTACTTCACGCCTGAGGAAGACATCATCAGGACGGCTCTGAAGAACAAAAAAGATTAGAAGAAGGCATTGAACATGAAGACTGCCACTCCGGTCACAAGGGTTATGATGATCACGGTTGTCGGACTGATATGAATAGCCCGGTGATCTTCGCTGTCATAGTAGTTGACCAGGCCGGCAGAGGATACCAGTCTTCCGCCAGATTTTTTCGCCATGCAGAAATATTCACTCTTGCAATATATAAAACAAAGGTCTAAAGATGCACACCACACCCTACGTTGTCACCGGCCGGGCGCTCCTCGGTGAAGGCCTCACTGAAGAAGACGTGCGTATCACCGTCTCCGAGGGCATCATCAGGTCGATAGAGCCCTACTCGGGGACGCCGGACCGGTGGATCGTGCCCGCCTTCTTCAACGCCCATACGCATCTCGGCGATACCGTCGCGATGGACCTCCCCGCCAGGGGCAGCCTCGCCGAGCTCGTCAAACCTCCAAACGGCCTCAAGCACCGGATCCTTGCGGCAACCCCGCGGGCCGAACTGGTCCGGGGGATGCGTGCAAGCATCACGACGATGATCGCGACCGGGACGGCCGGGTTTGCCGACTTCAGGGAAGGAGGGGCTGCCGGGGTGGCTGCTCTCCGCGAAGCGGCAGCCGGGCTCGACTGCCGCCCCGTCATCCTCGGCCGTGAAGGCGGGGAAGAGGTGAGCGACGGAGCGGGCATCAGCAGCGTCCATGACGTCGCGAACGCCGAAGAGGTCGTCAGAGACACGAGGAGGGCAGGGAAACTCGTCGCCTTCCATGCCGGGGAGAAGAACCCGGACGACGTCGATGAGGCACTTGCGTTCGAGCCCGACCTGCTCGTCCACTGCACCCACGCGACCGACGCACAGCTCCGGCGGATCGTCGATATGGATATCCCCGTCGCCGTCTGTCCGAGGTCGAACTGGCTGCTCGGGGTTACGGCGTCGCCGGCCCACCCGCCGATCGCGCGCATCCTCGAACTCGGGGGCCGGTTCTTTCTCGGGACGGATAACGTGATGTTTGTTCAACCGGACTTACTCCAAGAGATGGCTTTCACCGCAACCGTCTACCGCGCGCCGCCCGACGAGGTCCTGCGTGCCGCAATCGCAGGTGCGGCGCTCGCGGGAGGGTCTGGATACCTTGAGGAAGGGCGGGAAGCGCACTTTTTAGTCATAAATCCGGCAAAAAGCAATCTTTCTTTCAGCAAGGACATCCTGACGACTATCGTAAAACGTCTGGATTCCTCCTCCATCGAACATAATGTTTTAAACATACGATAGAGATTAAATAAGAAGTATCTGTTCTGCGTGGTGTGTATGTTCCGTAAGATACTTGTTGCTATAGACGGTTCCGAGCCGGCCAGTCGAGCTTTAGATACAGCCATCGAAGAGGCCGGTGTATGGAACGCCGAAGTTCATGTTATTTATGTAGTCGAATCCGGGCTTTTTTCATCCCTTCCCATGGACAACACACTCGAAGTAATCTATAGTGTTTTGCAGAAGGAAGGCGAAGAGATCCTTGGATCGGCTCAGAAGAAGGCGGAGGCGGCGGGCGTTCCGCTTACCACGCACCTCCGGCAGGGGCATGCTGGGTCTCAGATCGTCGCCCTCGCCGAAGAACTGGGAGTCGATCTCATTCTTCTCGGGTCCTATGGTAAGAGCGGTGTCGACCGCCTTCTGCTCGGCAGCGTAACCGACTATGTCGTGAGAAACAGCCCCATTACGACCACGGTGGTGAGATCATAACCCCCTCCCAGCAGCAGATGCTCGTCCGGGACTTCATGATAACCGACGTCGTCTGCGTTGAGATCCCCGGAAATAGGGACGATGTCCTGCGTATCTTGAAGCGGACGGGAATAAGCGGCGTGCCGGTCCTCAAGGACGGCGAACTCGTCGGCATCATCACTCGAAAGGACCTCCTCCGGAAAGCGGAAGAGACCCAACTCGGGCTCCTGATGACGCCGAACCCTGTCGTCATCAGGCCGGACGCTCCCATCTCCGAAGCTGCCCAACTGATGGTGCGGCATAACATCAGGAGGCTCCCGGTCGTGGAAGACGGTTCCATGATCGGGCTCATCAGCGTGGCCGACCTCATCGGCGCCATCGCCCAGATGCGCCTCACCGAACCTATCAAGGATAGGTACGTCAGCAAGACCTACGCTCTCTGGGAGGATACGCCGCTCTCGCTTGTAGGGAGGATCCTCGAGATATCGGGCTATGACGCCATTCCCATCCTGATGGAGGACGGCACGCTTACCGGCATCATATCGGAGCGCGACCTCATCAGGCATACCCGCATCGAGGACGGCGTCGAAGTCAGCGACTTCTCGAACGGCACCGACGACGATGAGTGGACCTGGGAGAGCATCAGGGATATGCATACCATCAGTTACGGGATCTCAAGGATCCAGCTCCTCCCGATCCCCGTGAAGAACGCGATGGTCAAGAACGTCCTCGCCGTTCCCTTGAATGCGGATGTCGGTGAGTGCGCACTGAAGATGAAGCGTGCCCGGGTCGACCAGCTCCCGGTGGTCAACGGGAACAAGCGGCTCATTGCCATGCTCTTTGATCGAGAGTTGATCAAAGTCCTGCTGCCGGATCAGCAGGGCTTGCGAAAGAATTAAGGGGCAACATTCATATAGAGTAGGGATGCTTACCGTATCGTGCTGCAAAGCAGTACGACGATAAATTTATGTTTTATGATATCGCTGTATACGCTTAACCGCTTTTGAGCGAGTTGAAGCGTTTTAATGGTTTTAGGGGTGTTTCAATGCTTGATATTTCAGAGCAGGTCATGAAAGGTACAACCACAGTAGGACTGATCTTCAAAGACGGCGTTGTCCTTGCCACGGAGATGCGGGCGACGATGGGGAACCTCATTGCGAGCAAACGTGCTAAGAAGATCTACAAAATTACGCCGAGGATCGGCATGACCACCGCCGGCGGCGTCGGCGACGCGCAGCAGCTGGTCAGGATCCTGCAGGTCGAATGCAATCTCTTCGAGATGCGCCGTGGAAAGACCATGTCGGTCGGCGCAGCATCGACCCTGCTCTCGAACTACTTGAACCAGAACCGCTACTATCCCTACTACGTCCAACTCCTGATGGGCGGATTCGACGACGAGGGGCCGAGCGTCTACTCCGTCGATGCCATGGGTGGAGCGACCAAAGAAGAGGATATCGTCGCTACCGGTTCGGGCTCTCCTTTTGCCTACGGTGTGCTCGAAGACCAGTACCGGCCCGATATGGGCGAAGACGAGGC
It includes:
- a CDS encoding formylmethanofuran dehydrogenase subunit A, producing MSEILIKNACVIDPLRGINAETMDIAIRDGRVVEEVSGAAEVIDAHGALTLPGGIDSHTHICGTKVNFGRYMSPEDMRAGRTPRRGPMHATSGYSVPTTYGNSYRYSAMGYTTLLEGAMAPLEARHTHEEFTYTPLQDTMANALFDGNWGIMEAIRDGDTKRVAAIIGWTLSAVKGFAVKLTNPGGTEAWQWGKNVSCIRDPVPYFEVTPAEIIRTVVEANELLHLPHSVHLHCNNLGTPGNYTCTLGSLGLIPDLNPKRQTLYATHVQFHAYGGSGWKDFCSKSEPIANFVNMRPQIVIDMGQVMFGRTTTMTADGPMEFNLHRLHHDKWSNHDVELETGSGIIPVVYRRKNLVNSVMWAIGLELALLTKSPWQCLLTTDNPNGAPFVRYPEIIALLMSKKYRDAEFATVHPDTSARAPLPAIERELDWYEIAVMTRAGQAKALGIQDLGKGYLGPGAEADVAVYPIHIDEVDPSTDYRKVIEAFGRTEYTIKRGRVVSRRGECLVDGSNATFWVKPKISDNYDMGKDPDFIEKFDRYYTVRMRNYPVQEEYVNRSRCIETEAEI
- a CDS encoding formylmethanofuran dehydrogenase subunit C, with the translated sequence MRVTLAMKPAAKSSIPIEAEAIVPKNFLSGTDLSVWRGNRELKLDEVFVVSVEGDAERPEEVEVVLSGDNIFRLKRVGEYMDGGKITILGDIGMHCGNFMSGGSIEIHGNADGWLGREMAGGTIVCKGDAADYCASGYRGGRKGMTGGTVEVFGRAGDFLAESIAGGTVTVHGDAGDMAGAEMHGGTLIVHGDCGRPGANMKGGSCYVYGTAHGMLPSFRKIGPIRHEGRTLIHFAGDVANRGKGNLFVKDYEYLD
- a CDS encoding DUF1922 domain-containing protein, giving the protein MYLVIRCPGCKTFTYVDRYQRWRLCPMCGEAINVGKAPVYLDTDDFLDAEQVVEQLESYLHQTGKEDLTEQDIRKLRAQYAQWVKNRV
- a CDS encoding FAD-dependent oxidoreductase; this encodes MEHGPGTGYELPGRHESFWMETTPETSYPPLPGNVETDVAVVGGGITGITAAVLLKQAGYAVTVIEGDRICKGVTGHTTAKVTSLHRLIYANLIDRFGGGQAKQYADANQAAIEMIASFVREYNIPCDFERKPAYTYAESAESRDLVAAEADAARSLGLPATFTDDVPLPGRTYGAVRFADQAQFHPLKYLLRLASLIPGDGSRVFEKTRALEVHDERDRSMVRTERGTVTAKAVVLATHYPFYDGPGFYYARMYPSRSYVLGIRIGEPFPEGMFINAESPAHSWRSQPAEGGELVLVGGMEHRTGENVDTREHYRSLADYARSVYPVRSIDYHWSAQDYITIDGVPYIGRLADGHENVYIATGFRKWGMTNGTAAAMILADMIRGRENPWSGVYAPDRFKPMASIQTFLAHNIEVAEKYIGGAISRPSGDLRDVLPGEGRILMIEGRKTGVFRDREGRVHAVNPTCTHKGCVVAWNSAEETWDCPCHGSRYDAYGKVIHGPAVKGLPPRGG
- a CDS encoding FAD-dependent oxidoreductase; translation: MGESPERNGGLPGKAESYWVDTSPETGFPPLDGDGRVDVTVIGGGIAGITTAFLLKRAGLTVALLDAYRIVKGATGYTTAKVTSLHRLIYADLIDRFGSAKAKQYADANQAAIEMIASIVREYNIPCDFERKPAYTYAESAESRDLVAAEADAAKSLGLPATFTDDVPLPGRAHGAVVLENQAQFHPRNYLLLLAGHLPGEGSYIFERTRAVGVEEQTDGVRVTTDWGSLYSDYAVLATHYPIYDRPGSYFSRMRASRSYALGLRIDEPFPNGIFINAAGAVHSWRSQPAGGGELVIVTGAAHDTGKAADTREHYRRLADYARSVYPVRSIDYHWSAQDYITADRVPYIGRLAEGHDRVFVATGFGKWGMAAGTAAGMILADLIRDRASPWAEVFDPARFKEQPEYPDWVRNKLQSAGRPFEVEAARFDREVAAIPHGEGRVVEINEQKVAVYRDEHGAVRTLDPTCMHMACTVAWNNAEKSWDCPCHGSRYDAYGRVIESPTVKDLKEKEVVRR
- a CDS encoding glycosyltransferase, with protein sequence MSTIHGIRAYERYVGKETVRRIEAKARPLQDMHILHMNSTYYGGGVSQLLASLTLLMNSLGIQTGWRVVHGPPDFFSVTKKFHNALQGAKINLTGRKKEIYEQVVHENAVRNHLNHDMVFIHDPQPLPMITHYRKKSPWIWRCHIDLSAPNREVWNYLAPFIEQYDAVVLSCKEYRQDLATPQVFFTPAIDPFSIVNRELSESAVDERLAHYGIPTDLPLVVQVSRFDRWKDPEGVIRAFQKARKEEECTLVLVGNVATDDPEGAEVYRSLLSHRSERIIILSVQDGALVNALQRRAAVVLQKSIREGFGMTVSEAMWKGAAVIGGNVGGIRYQIRDGENGFLVSSVDEAAERIVQLLRDPDLAERLGRAAHETVRECFLFTRTIEQYLDLIGSFEPEFRLRGVEETSCP
- a CDS encoding coenzyme F420-0:L-glutamate ligase, translated to MEIQVIGVQGLPLIRKGDDLPALICDRVTFEDGDILTVASSVYSKAKGFTRDLAAITPSADAVRIAAKTKEDPRFVQAVLDSSADILLEYPFILSELPSGHIGVRAGVDHSNVEDGRIIILPPDPMGAAAEVRSAISRITGKDVRVIITDTCGRSFRRGQTGIAIGWAGMTAINDYRGDTDLFGHVLEITEEAAVDEIAAFANFVMGESHQGVPAVVFRNCRTWNGHDAVYFTPEEDIIRTALKNKKD
- a CDS encoding preprotein translocase subunit Sec61beta — encoded protein: MAKKSGGRLVSSAGLVNYYDSEDHRAIHISPTTVIIITLVTGVAVFMFNAFF
- a CDS encoding amidohydrolase family protein, giving the protein MHTTPYVVTGRALLGEGLTEEDVRITVSEGIIRSIEPYSGTPDRWIVPAFFNAHTHLGDTVAMDLPARGSLAELVKPPNGLKHRILAATPRAELVRGMRASITTMIATGTAGFADFREGGAAGVAALREAAAGLDCRPVILGREGGEEVSDGAGISSVHDVANAEEVVRDTRRAGKLVAFHAGEKNPDDVDEALAFEPDLLVHCTHATDAQLRRIVDMDIPVAVCPRSNWLLGVTASPAHPPIARILELGGRFFLGTDNVMFVQPDLLQEMAFTATVYRAPPDEVLRAAIAGAALAGGSGYLEEGREAHFLVINPAKSNLSFSKDILTTIVKRLDSSSIEHNVLNIR
- a CDS encoding universal stress protein, which produces MFRKILVAIDGSEPASRALDTAIEEAGVWNAEVHVIYVVESGLFSSLPMDNTLEVIYSVLQKEGEEILGSAQKKAEAAGVPLTTHLRQGHAGSQIVALAEELGVDLILLGSYGKSGVDRLLLGSVTDYVVRNSPITTTVVRS